Sequence from the Aromatoleum petrolei genome:
CCCGACGGGCAGCAGCAGCGCGAGCCAAAGCAGCCACGCCAGATGGCGCGGCGCGGCGGTTCGGGAACGAGGGGTGTGTTCGGTGGAGAACACCGATCTATCTCAGCCTGATCGTGTTGCCAGAGACGTGCAAGGGAATGGACGCGGGTGCGTCGCCGGCCCGATTGTACCGGCCATTCGCATCGCCGGGGACACCACAACCCTCTCGACGCTCAGGCGTGAAATAGCCATAATTATGAATTCTTAATCCAAACGCCCCACGGAGATACTTCCATGACGCAGCGCCCGTTCAAGATCCTCGGTATCCAGCAGATCGCCATCGGCGGCCCGAGCAAGGACAAGCTCAAGACCCTGTGGGTCGACATGCTCGGACTGGAAGTGACCGGCAACTTCGTGAGCGAGCGCGAGAACGTCGACGAGGACATCTGCGCGATGGGCAATGGCCCGTTCAAGGTCGAAGTGGACCTGATGCAACCGCTGGACCCGGAAAAGAAGCCGGCCGTGCATGCGACGCCGCTCAACCACGTCGGCCTGTGGGTGGACGATCTGCCGACGGCGGTGGAATGGCTCTCCGCGAACGGCGTGCGCTTCGCCCCGGGCGGCATCCGCCGAGGCGCCGCGGGCTACGACATCACTTTCCTGCACCCGAAGGGCAACGACGAGTTCCCGATCGGCGGCGAAGGCGTGCTGGTCGAACTGGTCCAGGCCCCGGCTGAAGTCGTCGAGGCCTTTGCGAAGCTCGCGGGCTGAAGCCGCTCCCACATGGCATGCCCCGGCGAAATCCTGACTAAAGCTTCGCAGTATTGAAGGTATCGCAGGACTTCAGCGAGCCCCTCTCCAGCCCGATGCGGAACCAGCGCACGCGCTGTGCGGAACTGCCGTGCGTGAAGCTGTCGGGCATCACGCGCCCCTGCGACTGCTGCAGGCGGTCGTCGCCGATCGCGGTCGCGGCGCCGAGCGCCTCCTCGACGTCGCCGGCTTCCAGCACCTGACGGCTGCGGTCGGCGTGGTGGGCCCACACGCCCGCCAGGCAGTCGGCCTGCAGTTCCAGGCGCACCGACAACTGGTTGCCCTGGCGCTCCGACACACGCTGGCGTGCCTGTTGCACCTTGTCCGAGATCCCGAGCAGGTTCTGCACATGGTGGCCGATCTCATGCGCGATCACATAGGCCTGGGCAAAGTCGCCGGGCGCGCGGAAACGGTTCTTCAGCTCGTTGAAAAAGGACAGATCGCGATAGACCTTCTGGTCCGCGGGACAGTAGAAGGGGCCCATCGCCGCCTGCCCGACGCCGCAGGCGCTGCGCGTCGCGCCGGTGTAGAGCACCATGCGCGGCTCGTTATAGCGCCCGCCGGCCGCCTTGAAGATCGTCCCCCAGGTGTCCTCGGTATCCGCCAGCACCATCGATGCGAAGCGCGCCAGCTCGTCCTCCGCCGGCGAGCGCGGCGCCGAACGGCGCACTGCCTCGGCCGGCCGCGGCTGCGTGACACTTGCGGTGTCCAGCACCACACGCGGGTCGATGCCGAAGTACATCGCCACCAGCGCGATCACGATCGTGCCGACGCCGATGCTGCGGCCACCGCCGAAGCCCCCGCCGCCCCCATCGTCGCGTCGATCCTCGATGTTGTCGCTCTCGCGGCCGTTGCGAAACAGCATGCGCCTTCCCCGTCCTTCAATGACCCGTAAAAATCATATTATGGACCAGCGTGCCCCGCCCTCCGCTTGCGGCGCGTAACGAGGGGTGAGCGGCCGGGCGCCCGCGCCTCAGTTGCCCGGCTGCAGCGTCACCGACAGGTTCAGCTCCTTGCCCTCGCGCAACACGCCGAGCTTAACGGTGTCGCCCACGCGGTGGTCGTCGAGGCGGGCCGTGAGCTTCGCGACCGAGTCGACCTCCTGCCCGTCCAGCGACACGATGATGTCGCCCGGATAGAAACGGCCGTCGCGCTCCTGCCGGATCCCTCGCAGGCCGGCCTTGTCCGCAGCCGAGCCGGGCATCACACGCAGCACCACGATGCCCTCGACCTCGAGTTCTTCCAGCAGGCGCGCGTTCACGTCCTCGTCGATCTGAATGCCCAGCACCGGGCGGACATACAGGCCGTGCTTGATGAGTTGCGGCACGACGCGCATCACGGTATCGACCGGAACCGCGAAGCCGATCCCGGCCGAGGCGCCCGAGGGGCTGTAGATCGCCGTGTTGATGCCGATCAGCCGCCCGTTGGAGTCGAGCAAGGGGCCGCCCGAATTGCCGGGATTGATTGCCGCGTCGGTCTGGATCAGGTGCTCGATCGTCGTCTCGCCGTCCTCGCCGGGCAGGGAGCGATCGAGCGCCGAGACGATGCCGGTGGTGAGCGTCCAGTCCAGCCCGAAGGGATTGCCGATCGCGAACACCTTCTGCCCCACCTTGAGGTCGCCGCTCGTGCCGATCGGCACCGGCGGCGGGCGCTTGAAACCCACCCCGATCCGCAGCACCGCGATGTCGTGCGCGGGACTCGCCCCGATCAGTGCGGCCTGGTAATCGCGCCCGTCGGCGAGCTTCACGGTCGCCTGCGAGGCGCCCCGGATCACGTGGAAATTCGTCACGACGTGACCGGCGTCATCCCAGATGAAGCCCGAGCCGGTGCCACGCGGCACCTGCATGACATTGCGCGTCCACGCATCGCGCACCAGTTGGGCCGTGCTGATGAAGACCACCGAATCGCGCGCATGCTCGAACAATTCGATGGTGGACTTCTCGTCTGCGGCCAGGTCGCCACGCGGCGTCACCGTGCGCTCGGCCGCCTGCTTGGGGCTGAACCAGTCCTCGATGACCGGCTGCAGCCACCAAAACACCATCAGCGCCGCCGCAGCGAGGGTCACCAGGAGCAGGCGCCGCAGGAAGCGGTCGCGCACGGGCGCGGAGTCGGGAAATCGGGAATCGGGTCTCATGATCACGTCGAAATTGGAAAACAGCGGAAACGGGCCAGGGCGCCGCTGTCCGTGCCCTTCAGTGGCGGACGATCGACTCGGCCACCTTTGCGAACGCTGCGACGAGTTGAGCACGCAGTTCCACGTCGGCGACCTGCTCCTCCAGCGCTCGCGTCATGCAGAGCATCCACGCGTCGCGCGCGGCGCTATCAACGCCGAAGCGGGCATGGGCGCGGCCCAGTCGCGGCGGGCCGTGGCGTTCTGCATACAGGGGAGGGCCGCCCAGCCAGCCCGACAGGAACATGAAGAGCTTTTCCTTCGAATGGCCGAGATCCTGAGGGTGCATCGCCCGAATCGCCACCGCCTCCGGTAGTTCGTCCATGAGTTCGTAGAAGCGCTCAACCAGCCGGCGTACGGCGGGCTCGCCGCCGAGCTTCTCGTAATGCGGATTTGCGTTAGCAGCGACTTTCGGTGATTGCGGGTGCATCAAGAAATCCTCAAGGGGCGACCGGCGATTGCCGGACGGAGTGCGCTGCCCGCGCATGTCCTTTACGGTACGAGCGGCGATGGCAAGGCGCCGTGTGTAAACGAGCAGGTCGGAGGACGCCGGATCAGAGCCGGAATCCTCCGCTTGAAGGGTGTCCGACCAGGATCAGCAGTTCCCCTTCTTCGCCTGTCCCGGCGGACAGAAACCGCCGCCCGAGCCGCCGGGGCCGCCCGGGTCGACCACAACCGAACCGGCCGGCGTGTAGACGGCACACGCGCCGAGGAGCGACGCCAGCGCAATCAGGGCAAGAAACCGCTTCATGCAACCTCCGCAGTTCAAGGAATAAGGCGCAATCATAGCGCGCCAGCGGGCATGCCCCGGGGCTGCAGGCGTGCGGATGATTTCAATCGGGCTCGCGCTCCGCAAGGGCGCGTGCCGCCGAGATGCGTTCGGCGCTGTCCGGATGAGTAGCGAGGAAGGCGAATCGCTCCGGCTGTCCGCTGATGGAGAGCTTCTCGAAGAAGCGCACCGCCCCCGCGGGGTCGTAGCCCGCGCGCAGCATGTAGGCGATGCCCGCCTCGTCCGCGGCGCGCTCATCGTCGCGGCTGTAACCGTTCTCGGCCAAGCTGGTGGCGAGTTCCGCGAAGATCGGCGTCAGAGGGAAGGCCACCACCGTGAGGAGCACGCTCGCGATCGCCACCAGGCCGCCGGTTTCGTTGCGGCGCGACAGGCGTTGCTCGGAATGGCGCAGGTTCAGGTGCGCCAACTCGTGTCCGATCAGCGCCGCCCATGCGGCCTCGTCCGCGCCGAGCAGCTCGACCATGCCGGAGTGGATACCGATCACGCCGTCCTTGCCCGAGCGCATTGCGAAGGCGTTGGCGCTGGGGTCGTCGACCAGCAGGAACTGCGGACGTGCACCCGGCGTGGTCGCCCCCATGCGTCGCGCCGCCGTCCAGGCTGCGCGCAGGGCCTCCCCGTCGAACCAGCGCACGGCGCCCTGCACCTGCACGCCGACCCGCCGCCCCTCGGCGGCGCCGAGCTCCGCCAGCGGCCACGCCGCCGCGTGGCCGTTGTGTCGCGGCCCCTTGCTCCGCGGGTGCGGGTTCTCTGCGGACGGATGGCCCGCCGGCGGCTGCATCGCACATCCGCCTGCCAGTACCAGCATCAGCGCGAGCGCACACCTCCGGCCGTGGGCTCCGAGCTTCATCATCCGGACGGGCAATCCATGCGCCAATTCATTCCGAAAGCATACACAAGGAATGCCGGCAGGGGCTATCGCCGCGATCGCGGGCTCGTCCCGGCATTCCCGCAGCCCGACCGCCTTCGGTCGATCGCGCACCGACGCCCGCATAAAAGGGAAAGGCCTGCTCGCGCAGGCCCTTCCGGTATTGCGACAGGCGCCGCCGCAGATGCGGCGGCGGCCGTCCCGATCACTCGAACTCGATGATGACTTCGTCGACGGACAGGCTCGCACCCGGCTTCGCGACGAGCTTCTTCACCTTGCCGTCCTGCTCGGCCTTGAGCACGTTCTCCATCTTCATCGCCTCGATGATCGCGAGCTTCTCGCCCGCCTTCACTTCCTGGCCTTCGGCGACGCAGATGTCGCGCAGCAGGCCCGGCATCGGCGACAGCAGGAACTTCGACATGTCCGGCGGCAGCTTCTCCGGCATCATCGCCAGCAGCTCGGCAGCGCGTTCCGTCATCACGATCGGCTCGACCTGCAGGCCGAAGTGCGAGATGCGGTAGCGCAGGCCGCGACGCTCGATCTGCAGGCAGATCGGGGAACCGTTCACCGTGCCCTGGAACAGCAGATCACCGAAAGTCCAGTCCGACGCGATGCGATAGGTCTTGTCGGCATGCGTGATGTCGAAGCCTTCGGCGGACGCCTCGACCGCCATGTGGTACTGCTTGCCGCCCATCACGACGACCCAGTCCTGGCCCACCTTGCGACCGTGACCGGCGAGCTGGCCATCGATCTGCACGGCACGACCGATGTAGCGCAAGCGGGCAAAAGTCGCGACCGCCGCGAGCAGCGCGGGATCGTCGTGCGGCACCATCGACGCGTCGAAGCCCTGCGGGTACTCCTCGGCGATGAAGCCGGTGTTGAAGTTGCCCGAGCAGAAGCGCGGATGCTGCAGGAGCGCCGCCTGGAACGGGATGTTCGAGCTGATGCCGCGGATCACGAAGGCGTTGAGCGCGTCGCGCATGCGCTCGATCGCCTGCTCGCGGTTCGCGCCATGGACGATCAGCTTCGCGATCATCGAGTCGTAGAACATCGAGATCTCGCCGCCTTCATACACGCCGGTGTCGACGCGCACCTGGCCCTCGACCTCCTTCGGCGCCTGGAACTTCACGAGGCGGCCGGTGGAAGGCAGGAAGCCGCGGAACGGGTCTTCCGCGTTGATGCGGCATTCCATCGACCAGCCGTTGATCTTCACGTCGGCCTGCGTGATCGGCAGCTTCTCGCCGTTGGCGACGCGGATCATCTGCTCGACCAAATCGAGGCCGGTGATCAGTTCGGTGACCGGGTGCTCGACCTGCAGGCGGGTGTTCATCTCCAGGAAGTAGAACTCCTTGGTCGCACCGCTGACGACGAACTCGACCGTGCCGGCCGATTCGTAATTCACCGCGCGCGCCAGCGCCACGGCCTGCTCGCCCATCGCCTTGCGCATGTCGGCGTCGACGAAGGGGCTCGGCGCCTCCTCGATGACCTTCTGGTGACGGCGCTGGATCGAGCAGTCGCGCTCGTTCAGATACACGTAGTTGCCGTGCGAGTCGCCCAGCACCTGGATCTCGA
This genomic interval carries:
- a CDS encoding VOC family protein translates to MTQRPFKILGIQQIAIGGPSKDKLKTLWVDMLGLEVTGNFVSERENVDEDICAMGNGPFKVEVDLMQPLDPEKKPAVHATPLNHVGLWVDDLPTAVEWLSANGVRFAPGGIRRGAAGYDITFLHPKGNDEFPIGGEGVLVELVQAPAEVVEAFAKLAG
- the ypfJ gene encoding KPN_02809 family neutral zinc metallopeptidase, yielding MLFRNGRESDNIEDRRDDGGGGGFGGGRSIGVGTIVIALVAMYFGIDPRVVLDTASVTQPRPAEAVRRSAPRSPAEDELARFASMVLADTEDTWGTIFKAAGGRYNEPRMVLYTGATRSACGVGQAAMGPFYCPADQKVYRDLSFFNELKNRFRAPGDFAQAYVIAHEIGHHVQNLLGISDKVQQARQRVSERQGNQLSVRLELQADCLAGVWAHHADRSRQVLEAGDVEEALGAATAIGDDRLQQSQGRVMPDSFTHGSSAQRVRWFRIGLERGSLKSCDTFNTAKL
- a CDS encoding S1C family serine protease codes for the protein MRPDSRFPDSAPVRDRFLRRLLLVTLAAAALMVFWWLQPVIEDWFSPKQAAERTVTPRGDLAADEKSTIELFEHARDSVVFISTAQLVRDAWTRNVMQVPRGTGSGFIWDDAGHVVTNFHVIRGASQATVKLADGRDYQAALIGASPAHDIAVLRIGVGFKRPPPVPIGTSGDLKVGQKVFAIGNPFGLDWTLTTGIVSALDRSLPGEDGETTIEHLIQTDAAINPGNSGGPLLDSNGRLIGINTAIYSPSGASAGIGFAVPVDTVMRVVPQLIKHGLYVRPVLGIQIDEDVNARLLEELEVEGIVVLRVMPGSAADKAGLRGIRQERDGRFYPGDIIVSLDGQEVDSVAKLTARLDDHRVGDTVKLGVLREGKELNLSVTLQPGN
- a CDS encoding group II truncated hemoglobin, whose translation is MHPQSPKVAANANPHYEKLGGEPAVRRLVERFYELMDELPEAVAIRAMHPQDLGHSKEKLFMFLSGWLGGPPLYAERHGPPRLGRAHARFGVDSAARDAWMLCMTRALEEQVADVELRAQLVAAFAKVAESIVRH
- a CDS encoding M48 family metalloprotease gives rise to the protein MMKLGAHGRRCALALMLVLAGGCAMQPPAGHPSAENPHPRSKGPRHNGHAAAWPLAELGAAEGRRVGVQVQGAVRWFDGEALRAAWTAARRMGATTPGARPQFLLVDDPSANAFAMRSGKDGVIGIHSGMVELLGADEAAWAALIGHELAHLNLRHSEQRLSRRNETGGLVAIASVLLTVVAFPLTPIFAELATSLAENGYSRDDERAADEAGIAYMLRAGYDPAGAVRFFEKLSISGQPERFAFLATHPDSAERISAARALAEREPD
- the accC gene encoding acetyl-CoA carboxylase biotin carboxylase subunit; protein product: MFKKILIANRGEIACRVIKTARKMGIATVAVHSEADKDALFVELADEAVCIGPAPSKESYLVMDKIIAACKQTGAEAVHPGYGFLSENAEFSRRLEEEGIKFIGPKHYSVAKMGDKIESKKLAIEAGVNTIPGYNDAIAGPAEAVEIAKKIGYPVMIKASAGGGGKGLRVAFNDQEAFEGFSSCVNEAKASFGDDRVFIEKYVLEPRHIEIQVLGDSHGNYVYLNERDCSIQRRHQKVIEEAPSPFVDADMRKAMGEQAVALARAVNYESAGTVEFVVSGATKEFYFLEMNTRLQVEHPVTELITGLDLVEQMIRVANGEKLPITQADVKINGWSMECRINAEDPFRGFLPSTGRLVKFQAPKEVEGQVRVDTGVYEGGEISMFYDSMIAKLIVHGANREQAIERMRDALNAFVIRGISSNIPFQAALLQHPRFCSGNFNTGFIAEEYPQGFDASMVPHDDPALLAAVATFARLRYIGRAVQIDGQLAGHGRKVGQDWVVVMGGKQYHMAVEASAEGFDITHADKTYRIASDWTFGDLLFQGTVNGSPICLQIERRGLRYRISHFGLQVEPIVMTERAAELLAMMPEKLPPDMSKFLLSPMPGLLRDICVAEGQEVKAGEKLAIIEAMKMENVLKAEQDGKVKKLVAKPGASLSVDEVIIEFE